In one window of Corynebacterium incognita DNA:
- the ftsX gene encoding permease-like cell division protein FtsX, which translates to MNLKFVVREAFRGLGRNLTMTIALVITTAISIALVVSGILVTDMAKDTKDIYLDRVKVMVQFDDATSANDKDCSTPACADLKGQLEADGNVESVEFRNREQTYERFVELFQETDPILVEETSPDALPAELHIKLKDPSDVTPFEGIEELPQVTAVVDQAEDVRGATGNLDSIRNTTFLIAAAQALAALLLIANMVQIAAFNRREEMSIMRMVGASRWTTQAPFVIEAVLATLAGVLIAGAGIFAAKRYVIDSALGGLYQAQLLAPITNETIWVVWPLVGVAALVVSAIAAGITLRSYVRK; encoded by the coding sequence ATGAATCTCAAGTTTGTAGTCCGCGAAGCCTTCCGCGGCTTGGGTCGTAACCTCACCATGACCATCGCGCTGGTCATCACCACGGCCATCTCCATCGCCCTGGTAGTCTCCGGAATCCTGGTCACGGACATGGCTAAAGACACCAAGGACATCTACCTCGACCGCGTCAAGGTGATGGTGCAGTTCGACGACGCCACCTCCGCCAACGACAAAGACTGTTCCACTCCAGCCTGTGCGGACTTAAAGGGGCAACTGGAGGCAGACGGCAACGTCGAATCCGTAGAGTTCCGCAACCGCGAACAGACCTACGAGCGCTTCGTGGAGCTGTTCCAAGAAACCGACCCCATCCTGGTGGAGGAGACCTCCCCGGACGCGCTACCGGCGGAGCTACACATCAAGCTCAAGGATCCTTCCGACGTCACGCCGTTCGAGGGGATCGAGGAACTCCCACAGGTCACCGCCGTCGTGGATCAGGCCGAGGACGTGCGCGGCGCCACCGGAAACCTCGATTCCATCCGCAACACCACCTTCCTTATTGCCGCCGCCCAGGCCCTCGCCGCGTTGCTGCTTATTGCGAACATGGTGCAGATCGCCGCGTTCAACCGCCGCGAGGAGATGTCGATCATGCGCATGGTCGGCGCCTCGCGCTGGACCACGCAGGCCCCCTTCGTCATCGAAGCCGTCCTGGCCACGCTGGCGGGCGTGCTCATCGCGGGCGCGGGCATCTTCGCTGCGAAGCGCTACGTCATCGACTCCGCGTTGGGCGGGCTATACCAGGCGCAGCTGCTCGCACCGATCACCAACGAAACGATCTGGGTGGTCTGGCCACTCGTCGGCGTCGCGGCCCTCGTGGTGTCCGCCATTGCCGCAGGCATCACGCTGCGTTCCTACGTCCGCAAGTAA
- the smpB gene encoding SsrA-binding protein SmpB — translation MAKKGKKKKEAIRDGNATLATNRRARHDYKILETIECGMVLVGTEIKSMREGKISLTDAFATIDNGEIWLRNLHIPEYAMGHWTNHSPKRTRKLLLHRREIDRLMGQVRDGNKTLIPLKVYLKDGRAKLELALAQGKELHDKREDIKRRDQDREITRELGRRVKGINA, via the coding sequence ATGGCTAAGAAGGGCAAGAAGAAAAAGGAAGCGATTCGCGACGGCAATGCGACCCTCGCGACTAATCGCCGTGCCCGGCATGACTACAAGATCCTAGAGACCATCGAGTGCGGCATGGTGCTCGTTGGCACGGAGATCAAGTCCATGCGCGAGGGCAAGATTTCCCTCACCGATGCCTTCGCCACCATCGACAACGGCGAGATCTGGCTGCGCAACCTCCACATCCCGGAGTATGCCATGGGGCACTGGACCAACCACAGCCCCAAGCGCACCCGCAAGCTGCTCCTGCACCGCCGTGAAATTGACCGCCTTATGGGCCAGGTCCGCGACGGCAACAAAACGCTCATCCCGCTCAAGGTCTACCTCAAGGACGGCCGCGCCAAACTGGAGCTCGCCCTGGCGCAGGGTAAGGAGCTGCACGACAAGCGCGAGGACATCAAGCGCCGCGACCAGGACCGGGAGATCACCCGCGAGCTGGGCCGCCGCGTCAAGGGCATCAACGCCTAA
- a CDS encoding DUF488 domain-containing protein — MITCVKVHDFLRSDVPSDQAPQPRVLVDRLWPRGVAKRDLKPEHWLKDVAPSSELRTWFDHDPERFAEFRRRYVAELDSAEQGDGDARDVDKLLELARSNESVTLLFAAKDREVNHAVVLQEWVEGNLRE; from the coding sequence ATGATTACATGCGTCAAGGTTCATGATTTTTTGCGTAGCGACGTCCCGTCGGACCAGGCACCGCAGCCTCGCGTCTTGGTCGACCGTCTGTGGCCTCGCGGCGTGGCCAAGCGGGACCTCAAGCCCGAACACTGGCTCAAGGACGTCGCCCCATCCTCGGAGCTGCGCACGTGGTTTGACCACGATCCCGAGCGCTTCGCGGAGTTCCGCCGCCGCTACGTCGCAGAGCTCGACTCCGCGGAGCAGGGCGACGGTGACGCAAGGGACGTCGACAAGCTCTTGGAACTCGCCCGCAGCAACGAGTCAGTGACCCTGCTCTTTGCCGCCAAGGACCGCGAAGTCAACCATGCGGTGGTGCTCCAGGAGTGGGTGGAAGGAAACTTGCGGGAATAG
- a CDS encoding IS256-like element IS3507 family transposase has translation MSKNQPRCHCGGEMKRNGTTSKGTTRWRCKHCGASRVKRRIDITNSTGFTAFIDHLTTGASLDTIASRVGCSPRTLQRRFEPFWLVDVPDPTIGHIGRVYDQVFLDGTYTAGGCLIIAATIDHVIAWHWCKHETTRDYQRLLERIEAPLIAVIDGGQGAFSAIKKCWPTTKIQRCLVHAQRVVRRYTTSRPRTDAGRTIYRLALKLTRITTLDQAAAWGAQLHEFSTIYRSWMDEKTTVKDPKTGTWTRTWTHHNVRKAYNSLNHLWRSDLLFVYLTPPEGVLEKNRIKSTTNSLEGGINSQIKLLARTHRGRSGERQRRMLDWWLYLKTELPDDPARIARQSNWGQDQLAKVSTLTQHENQADHETGRPALYDNAIDTDYTHSIGIQKGQI, from the coding sequence ATGTCAAAGAACCAACCACGCTGCCACTGCGGCGGTGAGATGAAACGCAACGGCACCACCAGCAAAGGAACTACCAGGTGGCGATGCAAACACTGCGGCGCGTCGCGTGTGAAGCGCCGGATCGACATCACCAATTCCACGGGTTTTACCGCCTTCATTGACCACCTGACCACTGGCGCCAGCCTCGATACCATTGCCAGCCGTGTGGGATGCTCGCCGCGCACACTGCAACGCCGCTTCGAACCCTTCTGGCTCGTTGACGTACCCGATCCAACCATCGGACACATCGGGCGGGTCTACGACCAGGTGTTTCTAGACGGCACATATACCGCCGGCGGCTGTTTAATCATTGCCGCCACTATCGACCATGTCATCGCCTGGCACTGGTGCAAACACGAAACCACGCGCGACTACCAACGACTTCTCGAGCGCATCGAAGCCCCACTTATCGCCGTTATCGATGGCGGCCAGGGAGCGTTTAGCGCGATCAAAAAGTGCTGGCCCACCACGAAAATCCAGCGTTGCCTCGTGCACGCCCAACGCGTGGTACGCCGCTACACCACCTCACGTCCCCGCACTGATGCTGGGCGCACCATCTACCGACTGGCGCTGAAACTGACCCGGATCACCACCCTGGACCAAGCAGCAGCATGGGGTGCGCAACTGCACGAATTCTCCACGATCTACCGTTCCTGGATGGACGAGAAAACCACGGTCAAAGACCCTAAAACAGGTACATGGACCCGCACGTGGACACATCACAACGTGCGCAAGGCCTACAACAGCCTCAACCACCTCTGGCGCTCCGACCTGCTGTTTGTCTACCTCACCCCACCAGAAGGTGTGCTGGAGAAAAACCGGATTAAATCCACCACCAACAGCCTTGAAGGCGGCATCAACTCCCAAATCAAACTACTTGCCAGAACACACCGCGGAAGATCAGGCGAACGACAACGCCGGATGCTGGATTGGTGGCTCTACTTAAAAACCGAACTGCCCGACGATCCAGCACGAATCGCCAGGCAGTCCAACTGGGGCCAGGACCAACTCGCCAAAGTTTCCACCCTGACCCAACACGAGAACCAAGCCGACCACGAAACAGGACGACCAGCCCTCTACGACAACGCTATCGACACCGACTACACCCACTCAATCGGCATCCAGAAAGGCCAAATCTAA
- a CDS encoding LLM class flavin-dependent oxidoreductase, whose product MTSNTSQLTLHWFLPTYGDSRGIMAGGLGTQNMHGEREATMDYLTQVVEAAEHNGFESVLTPSGLWCEDAWLIASGLAARTKRLKFLIAVRPGLVSPTMIGQQGQTFQKLFDNRLLINVVIGGEDYEQRAFGDHLSKKERYARGSEALTVTDHLWKNPEPITFQGEYINIEGAQLKELPEVAPPVMISGSSPEGIECSAQHGDVYLTWGEPPAPAGEKIAKVRDRATELGRELGYGLRVHIIARPTEEEAWCEAQRLVDALDVDKVRAMQESLARSQSEGQRRMQELHGMGSDFRDGIDARELEIYPNLWAGIGLVRSGTGTALVGSYEQVAQRMKEYMDLGFDNFVLSGYPHLEETYQVGEGVVPELQKLGITVANHEHHGAAEGEDNNAAN is encoded by the coding sequence ATGACATCGAATACTTCACAGCTGACGTTGCACTGGTTCCTGCCAACCTACGGCGACTCGCGCGGCATTATGGCCGGCGGTCTGGGTACGCAGAACATGCATGGGGAGCGGGAGGCCACCATGGACTACCTCACCCAGGTTGTGGAGGCCGCGGAGCATAACGGCTTCGAGTCCGTGCTCACCCCGTCGGGGCTGTGGTGTGAAGACGCCTGGCTCATTGCGTCCGGCCTGGCCGCGCGCACCAAGCGGTTGAAGTTCCTCATCGCGGTGCGCCCAGGTTTGGTGAGCCCCACGATGATCGGCCAGCAGGGCCAGACCTTCCAGAAGCTCTTCGACAACCGCTTGCTCATCAACGTCGTGATTGGCGGCGAGGATTACGAGCAACGTGCCTTCGGCGATCACCTGAGCAAGAAAGAGCGCTACGCCCGCGGGAGCGAAGCCCTGACGGTCACCGATCACCTATGGAAGAACCCGGAGCCGATCACATTTCAGGGTGAGTACATCAACATTGAGGGTGCACAGCTGAAAGAGCTGCCCGAGGTGGCGCCGCCGGTGATGATTTCCGGCTCCTCGCCCGAGGGGATTGAGTGTTCCGCGCAGCACGGCGACGTGTACCTCACCTGGGGAGAGCCACCCGCACCGGCGGGGGAGAAGATCGCCAAGGTGCGCGACCGTGCGACGGAGCTCGGCCGGGAGCTGGGCTACGGCCTGCGCGTGCACATCATCGCGCGTCCGACCGAGGAAGAAGCTTGGTGCGAGGCGCAGCGCCTGGTGGACGCACTGGACGTCGACAAGGTGCGTGCCATGCAGGAGTCCCTGGCGCGTTCCCAGTCTGAGGGGCAGCGCCGCATGCAGGAGCTGCATGGTATGGGTTCGGACTTCCGCGACGGCATCGACGCCCGCGAGCTGGAGATCTACCCCAACCTGTGGGCGGGCATCGGTCTGGTGCGTTCCGGCACGGGTACCGCGCTCGTGGGATCCTACGAGCAGGTAGCGCAGCGAATGAAGGAGTACATGGACTTGGGCTTCGACAACTTTGTCCTGTCCGGCTACCCGCACCTGGAGGAGACCTATCAGGTGGGCGAGGGGGTGGTCCCGGAACTGCAGAAACTGGGCATTACCGTCGCCAATCATGAGCATCATGGCGCAGCAGAAGGAGAAGACAACAACGCAGCCAACTAG